The Nocardioides sp. S-1144 genome includes a region encoding these proteins:
- a CDS encoding alpha/beta hydrolase translates to MTTTRRLLAVVAAAALGVTLAPASASPASASPTLAAPTSAAPAPASSAAEPDAGEVGEWGVTALGDGRFTVSWTAPDVLPLNSDRPTISGAGLTFGPTTTAADGRTVRAVVTAEAAPDPADLDVVLSGDRLDEAGSDPAGPASGRPLAAPRATPLDAPDPGAAGPFPTVSSDYRLPGVRVPGMPQPIEMVGHVVEPAASAATGPRPLVVFLHGRHEVCYDPDDDDAYARRWPCRGRFEEIPSHLGYVYVQQLLASQGYATVSVRVNGINAQDGGLDDGGADARARIVREHLDHWTTLAAAHQVDLDQVVLVGHSRGGEGVDRASIEIPLSAPYRVAGQVLIAPTDFASHTAPYVPTATVLPYCDGDVFDIQGQKFTDTARDLATDDTSLKSSLLVMGANHNFFNTEWTPGTAVAPANDDWGADPDAACGRRAPDRLSARGQRDVGKAYVAAAVRLFTGDDAYLPLFDGSAVSVPSTGDAVVRSHALGGGRDVRRPGIEATPTLAGGGARTRICTGRVSEATGPVADCGSGIRRFVAPHWSSSYEPIPTRAFLELDWSRAGAVGGLRFDRPLDLSTDRLALRTIVDPRRGTVDLQVRLTDGAGGTVTLDPDGGRRLAPLLDAGEATKLWAQAVLVDAAGATGIDLTDVRSVELVGRSTRGRVWVADVAAAPAVLAAVPATRAPQVSLGRLRIDEGDPPGRRTVRRIARVPFTITGDVTAPARMTVVTTGQTLESRQRFSVDVAPGQTSGTIPVPYLVDDVHGGGGPVQITAWPARNLATDVYQGSLTVRDDDPLPKVRVRLTRSVREGASVVLTVRLSAPLGDDLYPNLTVVRGPGPLLSGADVPAAWLRRVTPDGSCTQALHRCQITLGTRIRAGGTTARIVIPVRADARREGVERLTIRYASGVGRSRRATVVVRDR, encoded by the coding sequence ATGACCACCACCCGCCGCCTGCTCGCCGTCGTCGCCGCCGCAGCGCTCGGCGTGACCCTCGCCCCGGCGTCCGCGAGCCCGGCGTCCGCGTCTCCGACTCTCGCGGCCCCGACGTCCGCGGCCCCGGCCCCCGCGTCCTCGGCCGCCGAGCCGGACGCGGGGGAGGTGGGCGAGTGGGGGGTCACCGCGCTCGGCGACGGCCGGTTCACGGTGTCGTGGACCGCGCCCGACGTCCTGCCGCTGAACTCCGACCGCCCCACGATCAGCGGCGCCGGACTCACGTTCGGCCCGACGACGACGGCGGCCGACGGCCGCACGGTGCGGGCGGTCGTCACCGCCGAGGCCGCGCCCGACCCCGCCGACCTGGACGTCGTCCTGTCCGGCGACCGGCTCGACGAGGCCGGCTCCGACCCGGCCGGCCCGGCGTCCGGCAGACCGCTGGCCGCACCGCGCGCCACCCCGCTCGACGCGCCCGACCCCGGCGCCGCCGGTCCGTTCCCCACGGTCAGCAGCGACTACCGGCTGCCCGGCGTGCGGGTGCCCGGCATGCCCCAGCCGATCGAGATGGTCGGCCACGTCGTCGAGCCGGCCGCCTCGGCCGCGACCGGACCGCGTCCGCTCGTCGTGTTCCTGCACGGGCGGCACGAGGTCTGCTACGACCCCGACGACGACGACGCCTATGCCCGGCGCTGGCCGTGCCGCGGCCGGTTCGAGGAGATCCCGAGCCACCTGGGCTACGTCTACGTGCAGCAGCTGCTCGCCTCGCAGGGCTACGCCACGGTCTCGGTCCGGGTCAACGGCATCAACGCCCAGGACGGCGGGCTCGACGACGGCGGCGCCGACGCCCGCGCCCGGATCGTCCGCGAGCACCTCGACCACTGGACGACGCTCGCGGCCGCGCACCAGGTCGACCTCGACCAGGTCGTCCTGGTCGGTCACAGCCGTGGCGGGGAGGGCGTCGACCGCGCCTCGATCGAGATCCCGCTCTCCGCGCCGTACCGGGTTGCCGGGCAGGTGCTCATCGCGCCGACCGACTTCGCCTCGCACACCGCGCCCTACGTGCCGACCGCGACGGTGCTGCCCTACTGCGACGGCGACGTGTTCGACATCCAGGGCCAGAAGTTCACCGACACCGCCCGCGACCTCGCCACCGACGACACCTCCCTGAAGAGCTCGCTGCTGGTGATGGGCGCCAACCACAACTTCTTCAACACCGAGTGGACGCCGGGCACCGCGGTGGCCCCGGCCAACGACGACTGGGGTGCCGACCCCGACGCGGCCTGCGGACGACGCGCGCCCGACCGGCTCTCGGCCCGCGGGCAGCGCGACGTCGGCAAGGCCTACGTCGCGGCCGCCGTCCGGTTGTTCACCGGCGACGACGCCTACCTGCCCCTCTTCGACGGCTCGGCGGTGTCGGTGCCGTCGACCGGGGACGCCGTCGTCCGCAGCCACGCCCTCGGCGGCGGCCGCGACGTGCGTCGTCCGGGGATTGAGGCCACCCCGACGCTGGCCGGCGGCGGCGCGCGGACCCGGATCTGCACCGGGCGCGTCTCGGAGGCCACCGGCCCGGTCGCCGACTGCGGCTCCGGCATCCGCAGGTTCGTCGCGCCGCACTGGTCCTCGTCCTACGAGCCCATCCCGACCCGTGCCTTCCTCGAGCTCGACTGGTCCCGCGCCGGTGCGGTCGGCGGCCTGCGCTTCGACCGGCCGCTCGACCTGAGCACCGACCGGCTCGCGCTCCGCACGATCGTCGACCCGCGGCGCGGGACGGTGGACCTGCAGGTCCGGCTCACCGACGGCGCGGGCGGCACCGTCACCCTCGACCCGGACGGCGGCCGGCGCCTCGCGCCGCTGCTGGACGCCGGCGAGGCGACCAAGCTGTGGGCCCAGGCCGTGCTCGTGGACGCCGCCGGCGCCACCGGGATCGACCTCACCGACGTCCGCTCCGTCGAGCTCGTCGGACGCTCCACCCGGGGCCGGGTCTGGGTCGCCGACGTCGCGGCCGCGCCCGCCGTCCTGGCCGCCGTCCCCGCGACCCGGGCTCCGCAGGTGAGCCTCGGCCGGCTGAGGATCGACGAGGGCGACCCGCCGGGGCGCCGGACCGTCCGCCGGATCGCCCGGGTCCCGTTCACGATCACCGGCGACGTCACCGCGCCGGCCCGGATGACCGTCGTCACCACCGGCCAGACGCTCGAGAGCCGCCAGCGGTTCTCCGTCGACGTCGCCCCGGGGCAGACCTCGGGCACGATCCCGGTCCCGTACCTCGTCGACGACGTCCACGGTGGGGGTGGCCCGGTGCAGATCACCGCCTGGCCCGCGCGCAACCTCGCCACCGACGTCTACCAGGGCAGCCTCACCGTCCGTGATGACGACCCGCTGCCGAAGGTCCGGGTCCGCCTGACCCGCTCGGTGCGGGAGGGGGCCTCGGTCGTGCTGACCGTCCGGCTCTCCGCGCCGCTCGGGGACGACCTGTACCCGAACCTCACGGTCGTGCGGGGGCCGGGCCCGCTGCTGAGCGGAGCCGACGTGCCGGCCGCGTGGCTGCGCCGGGTGACGCCCGACGGGAGCTGCACGCAGGCGCTCCACCGGTGCCAGATCACCCTCGGCACCCGGATCCGGGCCGGCGGGACGACGGCACGGATCGTGATCCCGGTCCGCGCCGACGCCCGACGCGAGGGCGTCGAGCGGCTGACGATCCGGTACGCCAGCGGGGTGGGCCGCTCGCGCCGGGCCACCGTCGTCGTCCGCGACCGCTGA
- the serA gene encoding phosphoglycerate dehydrogenase, with protein MKALLLENIHPVAVETLERRGFEVELRSAAMSQDELVATLPGVHLLGIRSNTTITPRVLDAATDLVAVGCFCIGTNQVDLAAAADRGVAVFNAPYSNTRSVVELVIGEIIALGRRLSEKTQRMHEGIWDKSAKGSHEVRGRTLGIVGYGNIGTQLSNLAEALGMRVVFFDTADRLAHGNARRMATLDDLLAEADVVSLHVDGRPGNAGFFGDEQFKKMKPRSLFINAARGMVVDDVSLREHILSGHIAGAALDVFPVEPKAQGDEFMSVLRGLDNVILTPHVGGSTQEAQEEIGWFVSGKLAAFALEGRTELSVNLPAVLAPRLGLGSRVGFLHVNVPGVLADLNARLAEQGLNVTAQYLATRGEQGYVATDVAGPVTDTVLAALGHSEQTIWVRSWDS; from the coding sequence GTGAAGGCCCTCCTGCTCGAGAACATCCACCCGGTCGCCGTCGAGACCCTCGAACGACGTGGCTTCGAGGTCGAGCTCCGCTCGGCAGCGATGAGCCAGGACGAGCTGGTGGCGACCCTGCCCGGCGTCCACCTCCTCGGCATCCGCTCGAACACCACGATCACCCCGCGGGTCCTGGACGCCGCGACCGACCTGGTCGCCGTCGGGTGCTTCTGCATCGGCACCAACCAGGTCGACCTCGCCGCCGCCGCCGACCGCGGCGTGGCGGTCTTCAACGCGCCGTACTCCAACACCCGCAGCGTCGTCGAGCTCGTGATCGGCGAGATCATCGCGCTGGGCCGCCGGCTCTCGGAGAAGACCCAGCGCATGCACGAGGGCATCTGGGACAAGTCGGCCAAGGGCAGCCACGAGGTGCGCGGGCGCACGCTCGGCATCGTGGGCTACGGCAACATCGGCACCCAGCTGTCCAACCTCGCCGAGGCGCTCGGCATGCGGGTCGTCTTCTTCGACACCGCCGACCGCCTCGCGCACGGCAACGCCCGCCGGATGGCGACGCTCGACGACCTGCTCGCCGAGGCCGACGTCGTGTCGCTGCACGTCGACGGCCGCCCCGGCAACGCCGGCTTCTTCGGCGACGAGCAGTTCAAGAAGATGAAGCCCCGCTCGCTGTTCATCAACGCCGCGCGCGGCATGGTCGTCGACGACGTCTCGCTGCGCGAGCACATCCTGTCCGGCCACATCGCCGGCGCCGCGCTCGACGTCTTCCCGGTCGAACCGAAGGCCCAGGGCGACGAGTTCATGTCGGTGCTGCGCGGCCTCGACAACGTCATCCTGACCCCGCACGTCGGCGGCTCCACCCAGGAGGCGCAGGAGGAGATCGGCTGGTTCGTCTCGGGCAAGCTCGCGGCGTTCGCCCTCGAGGGCCGCACCGAGCTGTCGGTCAACCTGCCCGCCGTCCTGGCTCCGCGCCTCGGCCTGGGGTCGCGCGTCGGCTTCCTGCACGTCAACGTCCCCGGCGTCCTGGCCGACCTCAACGCGCGCCTGGCCGAGCAGGGGCTCAACGTCACCGCCCAGTACCTCGCCACCCGTGGCGAGCAGGGCTACGTCGCCACCGACGTCGCCGGCCCGGTCACCGACACCGTCCTGGCCGCCCTCGGCCACTCCGAGCAGACCATCTGGGTCCGTTCCTGGGACTCCTGA